In Parus major isolate Abel chromosome 1, Parus_major1.1, whole genome shotgun sequence, the following proteins share a genomic window:
- the LOC107208843 gene encoding proline-rich protein 2-like, with amino-acid sequence MSPPQPGVSARPPVPVRGGGAPAPARETFGLRRAPAGRRCPPSPGAAPRPPDTPPPFTGAPRGVWGVASRPGAVPRPGDTKQRLSHAHTHTHKQQLGRMRRSRPRAPPATGRGIQTPPPAPGPPCRPRQVPALSCAGRPRSLGRPGDTRLSPAPDAPSPRRPPRLPQVCGGPQPPPRPHPRPARSRAYLRPAGGERSGAGGGGEAPSPGGLRFFVSSAAAAAPARSPSASLCPSPGGCGPRPPRGAGWLPPLPLPSPPALFAGRVQGPGPRRRQRRRQLRSLPTFCLLRPAAAAAPPPRTAPPPAQAQPPPPPCPSCRCRCRDRAGGAPRAPPCPPGGPLHPRPSAGRTGRDSLGGSLPSAAGPLRDRGAGQRGALPCRSALTPPPLSAP; translated from the coding sequence ATGTCGCCGCCGCAGCCCGGTGTGTCCGCCCGCCCGCCGGTCCCCGTGCGGGGCGGCGGCGCTCCCGCTCCCGCCCGGGAAACTTTCGGGTTGCGCCGCGCTCCGGCCGGGAGGCGCTGCCCGCCTTCCCCCGGCGCTGCCCCGCGGCCGCCGGATACACCGCCTCCATTCACCGGAGCCCCGCGAGGGGTGTGGGGGGTGGCGTCCCGGCCCGGCGCTGTCCCCCGGCCAGGCGACACAAAGCAGCGGCTGTCAcacgcgcacacacacacacacaagcagcAACTcgggaggatgaggaggagccGCCCCCGAGCTCCCCCCGCAACTGGACGTGGCATACAAACACCTCCTCCCGCTCCGGGCCCCCCGTGCCGGCCCCGGCAGGTACCGGCCCTCTCCTGCGCGGGGCGGCCGCGGAGCCTCGGCCGCCCAGGTGACACCCGCCTTTCCCCCGCTCCCGACGCCCCTTCCCCGCGTCGTCCCCCGCGGCTGCCACAAGTTTGCGGCGGGCCCCagcccccgccccggccccaTCCCCGTCCCGCCCGCAGCCGCGCTTACCTCCGGCCGGCCGgcggggagcggagcggagcgggcggcggcggggaggCTCCCAGCCCAGGCGGGCTCCGCTTCTTTGTCTcctcggcggcggcggctgcgcCCGCTCGCTCCCCCTCCGCTTCCCTCTGCCCTTCTCCGGGCGGATGCGGGCCGCGTCCTCCGAGAGGGGCCGGCTGGCTCcccccccttccccttccttctcctcctgcgCTGTTCGCCGGACGCGTCCAAGGCCCCGGCCCTCGGCGGCGGCAACGGCGGCGGCAGCTCCGCTCCCTGCCTACCTTCTGCCTGCTgcgcccggcggcggcggcggcccctCCTCCGCGAACCGCCCCCCCCCCggcacaggcacagcccccGCCCCCGCCCTGCCCTTCCTGCCGCTGCCGCTGCCGGGATCGCGCGGGAGGAGCTCCCCGGGCTCCCCCTTGCCCGCCGGGAGGGCCGCTGCACCCCCGCCCCAGCGCAGGAAGGAcgggcagggacagcctgggtggctctctcccctctgctgcaggacCTCTCCGGGACCGCGGGGCGGGGCAAAGGGGGgcccttccctgcaggagcGCCTTGACACCTCCCCCCCTTTCAGCCCCGTGA